From Watersipora subatra chromosome 8, tzWatSuba1.1, whole genome shotgun sequence, a single genomic window includes:
- the LOC137402731 gene encoding acid-sensing ion channel 5-like, with protein MAIKRVPPYADGGQADCFDADILPNPLHYYPFYSYSACKSECKVAHVLKKCGCKDLFDHSLNGSRSCFIQEMLECSAPAATEFRKNPKNLHECNCRATCKEVQYTARLSSTAYPGKRMTEIAGCVSKCFEHVRNNLAMLHVVYGEMSYELLEEDVMYKGYDLIASIGGTLGVCIGASFLTLMELIEYGLIRLSMLIQKRNKVNREPIAAWKDQKIDS; from the exons ATGGCG ATAAAAAGAGTTCCTCCATACGCTGATGGTGGGCAAGCAGACTGTTTTGATGCTGATATCCTACCAAACCCTTTACACTATTACCCATTTTACTCCTATTCAGCATGCAAGAGTGAGTGCAAAGTTGCACATGTTCTCAAGAAATGTGGATGCAAAGATCTTTTTGACCACT CACTGAATGGATCCAGATCATGCTTTATTCAAGAGATGCTCGAGTGTTCAGCCCCGGCTGCCA CTGAGTTTAGAAAAAATCCAAAGAATCTGCATGAGTGTAACTGCAGAGCTACGTGCAAGGAAGTTCAATACACGGCAAGATTGTCTTCTACTGCCTACCCTGGCAAGAGAATGACAGAAATTGCCGGAtgtgtctcta AATGCTTTGAGCATGTCAGGAATAATCTTGCAATGCTGCATGTAGTTTATGGTGAGATGTCATACGAGCTGCTTGAAGAAGATGTCATGTACAAAGGATATGACCTCATAG CAAGCATTGGAGGTACACTTGGAGTCTGTATTGGAGCCAGTTTCCTCACTCTCATGGAGTTGATAGAGTACGGTCTCATCCGTCTTTCAATGCTGATTCAGAAACGAAATAAAGTCAACAGAGAACCTATCGCTGCTTGGAAAGATCAAAAAATTGATTCCTAA
- the LOC137402040 gene encoding uncharacterized protein: MCARDKNVDRLLTQTNCIDTCVEIWGYCPWGREVDPEKQKAFRNKIKLQKKKSLVMQQQREEFFRNFDVTLTLKDPGHHRTKYSPFRRRLYEFESSAPVSQQEDSIQKKDGSSSSSTVHSHSTMKEEEENWD; this comes from the exons atgtgtgctcgagacaaaaacgtggatagactcctaactcagacaaattgcatcgacacgtgtgtggagatatggggctactgcccttggggtagagaggtagatcctgaaaaacagaaggcttttcgaaacaagatcaagcttcaaaagaaa aaatcattggtCATGCAGCAGCAAAGAGAGGAGTTCTTTCGTAACTTCGATGTtacattgactttaaaa GATCCTGGGCATCACCGAACTAAATATAGTCCTTTTCGGAGAAGGCTTTAtgaatttgaatcttca gctcccgtatctcaacaggaagattccattcagaaaaaggatggatcttcttcttcttca acagttcattctcattcgacaatgaaagaagaagaagaaaattgggattga
- the LOC137402733 gene encoding amiloride-sensitive sodium channel subunit alpha-like produces MASEKIDGHNASSWITFTEKTTLHGVQYTTKESSPKRRIFWSVMILIGVGYFTWAAYLFLRDYSKQIVSTKIKIKNSKEMQFPTVTICNKNNWKSSAVFSPYVDNKTRKAVEDVLMDLYLRRDLPPPPGKYNWSDPIYLGLSKDTNISSERHEEEMKKMSHKLNETFISCQVLGVTKPCSEVLQPERTDAG; encoded by the exons ATGGCGAGTGAAAAAATTGATGGACACAACGCAAGTAGCTGGATAACATTCACTGAAAAAACGACTCTGCATGGAGTCCAATATACTACCAAAGAATCATCTCCAAAAAGACG AATATTCTGGAGCGTGATGATTCTCATAGGAGTAGGATACTTCACCTGGGCAGCATATCTTTTTCTCAGAGATTACAGCAAGCAGATTGTCAGCACAAAgatcaaaattaaaaactctAAAGAAATGCAG TTCCCAACTGTAACgatttgcaacaaaaacaaCTGGAAGTCATCAGCAGTTTTTTCACCCTATGTGGACAATAAAACTCGGAAAGCAGTCGAAGATGTTCTGATGGATCTATATTTAAGAAGAGACCTTCCTCCACCACCTGGCAA GTACAACTGGAGCGATCCTATCTACTTGGGGCTGTCAAAGGACACCAATATCAGTAGTGAACGACATGAAGAAGAAATGAAGAAGATGTCTCACAAGTTAAATGAAACATTCATAAGCTGCCAAGTACTGGGGGTCACTAAACCTTGCTCTGAAGTACTCCAGCCGGAAAGGACTGATGCAGGTTAG